GTTGAAGAGGGCACTGTCCTCTGGGCTCCGGTTTTTGCCATGCAGAAGGACAGCAAGTACTTTCCTGACCCTGAGACTTTTGACCCTGAAAGATTCGCGGATGAAAACAAAGGAAATGTTGATCCTTGTGTCTATATGCCTTTTGGAGTTGGACCCAGGAAGTGCATTGGGGAAAGGTTCGCTATGATGGAGATCAAGTTGATGCTCGCTAGGCTGGTGAAGAAGTTTTGGATCCTCCCGAGTGAGAAATCTAACAAAGAGattgtttttgataaaaagaGTCTGAATTTAGTGCCTAAAGGAGGAATTTGGGTGAAATTAGAACGGAGGAAAGTTTAGTGGGATTTTTTGGGTCAAGGAATTTTTTTAGGGAAAAGTGAGTAAAGTTTTTGGATTCTGGAAGAAATTTGCGAAAAAATGACGTATCGCTCGACCCAATTGGCCGCAGGTCGAATTTTGATTAATGATCTATAgatcattcaataaattattaatgcgaTTTTTGGGAGgaacaaatattaatcaataaaggTTGTAGGTACTTATTTTAATCAGGATTTGAAGATCTAGGTCGcagtattaataattttttaaaataccaaactttttttttcattaatgattaataaggTGATTAACGGGtctaggaaatttttttaaaataaactaattaaaaattattaatcttcgACAACTCCCGAGTAAAATGAGCCGTCTCACGGCTCATTTGGTCGTAGGTCAATTTTGATTAATGATCTATAGATcggttaataaaatattaatcaattaatttactattaatttttatttaaacttataaGTGCTTATACTTGTTTTACTCGCGCTGGCGATTTCTAGAACGCAGCCTGCGtggatttttatatttcttccaaaaatttttttatttttagtacttatgtaattaataaagaaactAATCAAAGTAGTTGTGGTGTTTAAACAAGTCGAAGATACCCCAACAATCATAGTCGTCGCTTAGGTGAGGCCGAGATCGATGGTAAGGACGAATTATAATTGGCGCTGGAGTCGTTGTGGAAGTTGTTGTAGATTTAAGTTCACATTTTTCTTGGAATTCGTGCCAGTCAGCGGTCATCAGCACGATCAACTCGTCCAAACCATTaagattttgaataaatcttCGATTAATCGCTCTTACTTCAGTGGTGAtgcattctaaaaaaaaaaaaaaaaggaataaataactcaatattctaaaaaaacagcgaagaaaaataatataaacttaCGTCTACGGCAGAAAGTAGAAACTCGCGCATCGAAGACATCAATGATGTACCGCTGGAAGTGAGATTTCATTGCTTGGGTCACAAAATCAATGAGGGCGGTTTTAATGCTCGGAATCTTCTGGCAAAGTTCCATTTCTTTCTGATATtcctgaaaaatataaaaaatttagttaaaagcCCGATTtatggatttaaaaaattttttagaccaAAATGAGTAGGATTTTTGAAATCCTGAggaaattccgaaaaaaataaCGTATCGCACGAACCAATTGAACGCAGGTCGATTTTTGATTAATGATCTATagatcatttaataaattattaatgcgaTTTTTAGGAggaacaaatattaattaataaaagttgtAGGTACTTATTTTAATCAGGATTTGAAGATCTAGGTCGcagtattaataatttttaaaatacaaaacttttttttcattaatgattaataaggTGATTAGTAGctttaggaaatttttttaaaataaactaattaaaaattattaatcttcgATAACTCCCGAGTAAAATGAGCCATCTCACGGCTCATTTGATCGTAGGTCAATTTTGATTAATGATCTATAgatcattcaataaattattaatgcgaTTTTTGGGAGgaacaaataataatcaataaggGTTGTAGGTACTTATTTTAATCAGGATTTGAAGATCTAGGTCGcagtattaataattttttaaaatacaaaactttttttttcattaatgattaataaagcGATTAATagctctagaaaatttttttaaaataaactaattaaaaattattaatcttcgATATCTCCCGAGTAAAATGAGCCATCTCACGGCTCATTTGGTCGTAGTTCAATTTTGATTAATGATCTATAGATcggttaataaaatattaatcaattaatttgctattaatttttatttaaacatacAAGTGTTTATACTCATTTTACTCGGGCTGACAATTCCCAGGCCGCAGCCTGCGTggatttttgaattattctaaaaaaaaatttctcttacCTGCAGGAGCTCGGCAACAGTCATcgcaaattttttgtaaatctcGTTGATGTCAGAAGTGAACTCCGGATCGACTTTAGTTTCCCAGTCGAAGATTTTGCCAGGGTCGCAATCGAACCTCGTCAAAGTTCCGGGAACAATATTCCGAACTGTGTTCTGGTTCAGAGATGTCCAGTAGTAGTTGATTTTATTCTTCTCATCCACCATCTTGATACCCGCCTTCTTGTCAGCCAGTGCCTCGAAGTTTATCATTCGGAGAAGATCTTCTCCAGGAAATTCGTACGAACTGTCTCCAGTCAAAGCTTTTTGGGCCATGAAAGTGTTAAACTCCTCCAGGatttggtccagcttttctcttCTGTCGTAATAATTCAGCGGGAAATCTCTTCGCTCACACGCGCCTTTTGCCCGAACTTCTGTTTCGTAGATAAAATCATCGTACAGTTCTGCGTTGTCCACTTTTGCGTTATTTTCCGAGATTAATATcacgaaaaataataaagtaaaaatcttcatagtaaattgttaaaaattaaaacactcaaaaaattatttgttggTTAAATAGAAGAAGTGTAATCAAATAAAAGAAGATTACTGGGCCAACtttgtcattaatttttaattaacacctaaagCTGTTAATGACTTTGATTCTTTGTCTTTGAGTAAAGGTGACTAATGGtctataattatcattaagaaGCTACAACTTAGAAGGCcgatttattgataaaatttgaggTAAacctgagtaaaaaaaattatatagaattttgtgtaattaacgttgataaaaattgtatttttttttttaaattcagttCTAGCGACCTAGAATTTTTTATCCCGAGTAAAATGAACCCCCACATGCTGGATAAATTTTCAAGatttgatacaaaaaatcgcgttaatattttattaaccgATCTATAGATCATTAATCAAAATCGACTTGCCACCAAATGAGTTATAAGACGGCTCATTTTACTCCGGAGTTAtcgaatattaataatttttaattaatttattttaaaaaaatttcctagaTCCATTAATCGcctc
The sequence above is drawn from the Cotesia glomerata isolate CgM1 linkage group LG4, MPM_Cglom_v2.3, whole genome shotgun sequence genome and encodes:
- the LOC123263002 gene encoding uncharacterized protein LOC123263002, which translates into the protein MKIFTLLFFVILISENNAKVDNAELYDDFIYETEVRAKGACERRDFPLNYYDRREKLDQILEEFNTFMAQKALTGDSSYEFPGEDLLRMINFEALADKKAGIKMVDEKNKINYYWTSLNQNTVRNIVPGTLTRFDCDPGKIFDWETKVDPEFTSDINEIYKKFAMTVAELLQEYQKEMELCQKIPSIKTALIDFVTQAMKSHFQRYIIDVFDARVSTFCRRQCITTEVRAINRRFIQNLNGLDELIVLMTADWHEFQEKCELKSTTTSTTTPAPIIIRPYHRSRPHLSDDYDCWGIFDLFKHHNYFD